From the Synechococcus sp. HK01-R genome, one window contains:
- a CDS encoding inositol monophosphatase family protein, whose product MAELLTSHQLTGVHQLLDQVAERQRRDFGHIVSDVKPDGTLITACDRWSDSAIVAGLASLAPGEGVLSEEGSKQLPKTEAYWVVDPLDGTTNFAAGIPYWAISVARCIDGRPVEAFLEIPSLHQRIVAIRGKGAWRNGKPLTPQTRLAADSACVSLCSRAIRVLQSRPDQSFPGKIRLLGVASLNLLSVAMGQTMAALEATPKIWDLAAAWLVLSELQCPLHWLAADPACLQPGMDLAEADFPVLAATSQEQLQRLMPWGTALLRP is encoded by the coding sequence GTGGCTGAACTGCTGACGTCCCATCAGTTGACCGGCGTTCATCAGTTGCTGGATCAGGTGGCGGAGCGACAGCGGCGTGATTTCGGCCACATCGTCTCTGATGTGAAACCTGACGGCACTCTGATCACCGCCTGTGATCGGTGGAGTGACAGTGCGATCGTTGCCGGCTTGGCTTCCCTGGCCCCAGGCGAGGGGGTCTTGAGTGAGGAAGGATCTAAGCAACTTCCAAAAACGGAGGCCTATTGGGTGGTGGATCCCCTCGATGGCACCACCAATTTCGCTGCTGGTATTCCTTACTGGGCCATCTCAGTGGCCCGTTGCATCGATGGCCGTCCGGTTGAGGCTTTTCTGGAGATTCCATCCCTTCATCAGCGGATTGTGGCGATTCGTGGCAAGGGAGCTTGGCGAAATGGCAAGCCCTTGACACCCCAGACCCGCCTTGCCGCTGACAGTGCCTGTGTGTCTTTATGCAGCCGTGCGATCCGCGTGCTCCAGAGCCGCCCCGATCAGTCGTTTCCCGGGAAGATCCGGCTCCTTGGGGTGGCGAGTTTGAATTTGCTCAGCGTGGCGATGGGGCAGACCATGGCGGCCTTGGAGGCCACTCCGAAAATCTGGGATCTGGCTGCGGCTTGGTTGGTTCTCTCCGAATTGCAGTGCCCCTTGCACTGGCTCGCGGCTGACCCTGCCTGTCTTCAGCCTGGGATGGACCTTGCTGAAGCGGATTTCCCGGTGTTGGCTGCGACCTCTCAGGAGCAGTTGCAGCGTCTGATGCCCTGGGGAACAGCGCTACTTCGCCCCTGA
- a CDS encoding TolC family protein — translation MAWTAARFLLIAGALAASVPTGLQAQDAPVQAPVASEAANSGALIDQKTLPTAIELNGPRPKADPSVLPPAATTLPEALSPLQAPPSLALPDKPSQVRIRELRPLTLAESEQLMEVNNPSLKAAASQVEQAKSALLAEISLWYPTVNLSANGLPQYLAADQYRNPDFAPTFNSSTGVPSTAPYTTSSQWTANFAVQVQWNLIDPKRVPRIAAARDNFERARDAYLIALRDRRLETAESYFDLQRADEQVRIGQQSVRASLVSLKDASARFQAGVATKLEVLEAETQLARDQQVLTNGIGFQNKTRRSLAGLLDLPLDVTPTAASPSQVIGVWQPSLQESIVAAFAFREELDQLILDISINNSNANAALAAVQPVLSLVNAFSTARFQGQTNVVSPVDMDDYGWNANNSVGLNATWNIFDGGRARAEYRRNKQRAEESAFNFASTRDRIRVQVEESFYNLRTANQDIFATSREVLSARESLRLARLRFQAGVTTQREVVDTQRDLTQAEVRYADAINTYNKSIAQLRRRTGLDAVKACQPQNLPATKPAEDDASVVPIEPSPNRPACQATASASKG, via the coding sequence GTGGCCTGGACCGCTGCTCGTTTTCTTCTCATTGCAGGTGCTCTGGCCGCGTCTGTCCCGACGGGGCTACAGGCCCAAGATGCACCTGTTCAGGCCCCTGTGGCCTCTGAGGCAGCGAACTCTGGAGCGCTGATTGATCAGAAGACTCTCCCGACCGCCATCGAACTCAATGGACCGCGTCCGAAAGCCGATCCTTCCGTTCTGCCCCCTGCCGCCACCACACTCCCTGAAGCGCTGAGCCCCCTGCAGGCGCCTCCAAGTCTTGCGCTCCCAGACAAACCGTCTCAGGTGCGGATCCGTGAACTCCGTCCGCTCACCCTTGCGGAATCCGAGCAGCTGATGGAGGTCAACAACCCCAGCCTCAAGGCAGCGGCCAGTCAGGTGGAGCAAGCCAAGTCGGCTCTGCTTGCCGAGATTTCCCTCTGGTATCCCACGGTCAATCTCTCTGCTAACGGTCTGCCGCAGTACCTCGCCGCTGATCAATATCGCAACCCTGATTTCGCACCCACGTTCAATTCCTCGACCGGAGTCCCGTCCACGGCTCCTTACACCACCAGCAGCCAGTGGACGGCCAATTTTGCGGTCCAGGTCCAGTGGAATCTCATCGACCCCAAGCGAGTGCCAAGGATTGCTGCAGCTCGCGACAATTTTGAACGCGCTCGCGATGCTTACCTGATCGCTCTTCGGGACCGACGGCTGGAAACAGCAGAGTCATACTTCGACCTTCAGCGCGCCGATGAGCAGGTGCGGATCGGTCAGCAGTCGGTGCGGGCCTCCCTGGTGAGCCTGAAAGACGCCAGCGCCCGCTTTCAGGCTGGTGTCGCCACCAAGCTTGAAGTGCTGGAGGCTGAAACTCAGCTTGCCCGAGATCAGCAGGTGCTCACCAATGGCATCGGCTTCCAGAACAAGACCCGCCGATCCCTGGCTGGATTGTTGGATCTCCCCCTGGACGTGACCCCTACCGCTGCAAGCCCATCGCAGGTGATCGGCGTCTGGCAACCCTCTTTGCAGGAGAGCATCGTGGCCGCCTTTGCCTTCCGCGAGGAACTTGATCAGCTGATCCTCGATATCTCGATCAACAACAGCAATGCCAATGCGGCTCTCGCTGCTGTGCAGCCAGTGCTCAGTCTGGTGAATGCCTTCAGCACGGCTCGCTTCCAGGGCCAAACCAACGTGGTTTCGCCCGTCGATATGGACGACTACGGCTGGAATGCCAACAACTCGGTGGGCCTGAATGCCACCTGGAACATCTTTGACGGCGGACGTGCCCGCGCCGAATACCGCCGCAACAAGCAGCGGGCTGAGGAGAGTGCCTTCAACTTCGCCTCCACCCGTGATCGCATCCGTGTTCAGGTGGAGGAAAGCTTTTACAACCTCCGCACGGCCAATCAGGACATCTTCGCGACCTCCCGGGAAGTGTTGTCAGCCCGTGAGTCGCTGCGTTTGGCTCGCCTGCGTTTCCAGGCGGGTGTGACCACCCAAAGGGAAGTGGTGGACACCCAGCGGGATCTCACCCAGGCCGAGGTTCGCTATGCCGATGCGATCAATACCTACAACAAGAGCATTGCCCAGCTGCGTCGTCGCACCGGTCTTGATGCGGTGAAGGCCTGTCAGCCTCAGAACCTCCCAGCCACCAAGCCGGCTGAGGACGATGCCTCTGTGGTGCCGATCGAACCTTCTCCGAATCGTCCGGCTTGCCAGGCCACGGCGTCCGCTTCCAAGGGCTGA